One window of Aspergillus oryzae RIB40 DNA, chromosome 3 genomic DNA carries:
- a CDS encoding uncharacterized protein (permease of the major facilitator superfamily) — translation MMEVNSDQPVADAIRRQATSSQAVDDAWNFLDKHGDVQHTDLDLVAIRHKVDRRILPLMFCCYFLQFIDKVMYNYAGVMGMKTDLDLKGNNFSNGASAFFIASLVAEVPNTYLLQKVPPAKWLSINVMLWGVAAAAAAGAKNYTTLLVARIFLGIFEAPVAPSLMIISGQYYTKSEQAPRFTFWFLGLGVAQIVGGLISFGFQHVHHAFAGWRIMFLVMGLITVAVGFATLLFLPDTPMQAKWLSDDQKVTLLQHVRVNQTGIRNGKFDPKQLLEAVLDPQVWLWALMLALQAVSSGVVVVYSSTLIAGFGFGGPISALLNTPSGIVSIFFTLLVGIGVRKASNRWAWVFICSIPGIIGGGLMSFLPKSNRAGVLIGIYLVNSIVAPTPVIYHWIAANCAGYTKRAFTSAMVAGFFCVGNIIGPQTFQARDAPEYRPAKIAVLVTQAVAGILAVVLFGYYVWENRRRDRAQTTQEGQGVVTDEKAWGGLTDKQNKDFRYVY, via the exons atgatgGAGGTAAACAGCGACCAACCAGTCGCGGACGCGATTCGGAGACAAGCTACATCTTCTCAAGCAGTAGACGATGCCTGGAATTTCTTGGACAAACATGGCGATGTCCAGCACACGGACTTGGATCTGGTCGCAATCCGTCATAAAGTTGATCGGCGCATTTTACCGCTCATGTTCTGTTGCTATTTTCTACAATTCATCGATAAGGTGATGTATAAT TACGCGGGAGTCATGGGTATGAAAACAGACCTGGACCTGAAGGGAAACAATTTTAGCAACGGCGCAAGTGCCTTTTTCATTGCATCCTTGGTGGCTGAAGTTCCAAATA catatcttcttcagaagGTACCCCCAGCAAAATGGTTGAGCATCAATGTCATGCTCTGGGGTGTTGCAGCAGCCGCGGCGGCTGGTGCGAAGAACTATACGACTCTGCTTGTCGCTCGTATATTTCTGGGGATTTTTGAAGCCCCGGTAGCGCCATCCTTGATGATCATAAGCGGTCAATACTATACAAAGTCCGAACAGGCCCCAAGATTTACATTTTGGTTTTTAGGCCTCGGAGTAGCCCAAATCGTCGGCGGATTGATCTCTTTTGGCTTCCAACATGTACACCATGCATTCGCCGGCTGGCGTATCATGTTCCTTGTCATGGGACTGATAACTGTTGCTGTAGGATTTGCTACcttacttttccttccagATACCCCAATGCAGGCGAAGTGGTTATCGGATGATCAAAAGGTGACGCTACTTCAACATGTTCGTGTGAATCAGACCGGTATTCGCAATGGCAAATTTGATCCCAAGCAATTGCTAGAAGCAGTTCTTGACCCTCAGGTGTGGTTGTGGGCTTTGATGCTCGCCTTG CAAGCTGTTTCCAGCGGGGTGGTCGTGGTGTATTCCTCTACGCTTATAGCCGGCTTCGGCTTTGGCGGACCTATCTCAGCCCTTCTAAATACCCCTTCCGGAATTGTTAGTATTTTCTTCACACTGCTAGTGGGTATTGGCGTTCGCAAAGCCTCGAATCGATGGGCATGGGTCTTTATCTGCAGTATTCCAGGAATTATCGGCGGCGGGCTCATGTCTTTCCTGCCCAAGAGCAATCGAGCCGGAGTATTGATTGGGATCTACCTAGTCAATTCAATCGTTGCTCCAACACCAGTGATCTACCATTGGATTGCCGCCAATTGCGCAGGATACACAAAACGCGCCTTTACAAGTGCTATGGTGGCCGGTTTCTTCTGTGTTGGCAATATCATTGGGCCGCAGACTTTCCAGGCAAGGGATGCCCCCGAATACCGACCAGCCAAGATTGCAGTTCTGGTGACTCAGGCCGTTGCGGGAATATTAGCTGTCGTCCTATTCGGGTACTATGTCTGGGAGAACAGGCGGAGGGATCGTGCCCAGACAACCCAAGAAGGACAGGGGGTTGTCACGGACGAGAAGGCATGGGGTGGGTTGACTGACAAACAGAACAAGGACTTTCGTTATGTGTACTGA
- a CDS encoding uncharacterized protein (predicted protein) gives MSKAGTWIKMFVVGTVICVGGPALVQAIRPTDEELFKRYNPELQRRSLEEGDRRAQEFDDYVNKLKQWSKSDKSIWVAAQEQQEQMRTQAAVQRSQAKDEAKAQREEMRKELLEYPIYPYLYLYPWSLGRGSQKLCAWIMGESFCGVFGWALCCLHI, from the exons atgtcCAAAGCCGGAACCTGGATAAAGATGTTCGTCGT CGGCACGGTGATCTGTGTCGGCGGCCCCGCTCTCGTCCAAGCCATCCGTCCTACCGATGAAGAATTGTTTAAGCGGTATAACCCGGAGCTCCAACGGCGGAGTCTGGAGGAGGGTGATCGTCGCGCGCAGGAATTCGATGATTATGTGAATAAGTTGAAGCAGTGGTCTAAGTCCGATAAGTCGA TCTGGGTTGCGGCtcaggaacaacaagaacagaTGCGGACACAAGCTGCGGTGCAGCGGAGTCAGGCAAAGGACGAGGCGAAGGCACAGCGTGAGGAGATGCGCAAGGAGTTGCTGG AGTATCCCATATACCCTTATCTGTACTTATACCCGTGGTCGCTGGGCCGAGGGAGTCAAAAGCTTTGTGCATGGATCATGGGCGAGTCTTTTTGCGGAGTTTTCGGTTGGGCGCTTTGTTGTTTGCATATATGA
- a CDS encoding putative chitin synthase activator (Chs3) (extracellular protein SEL-1 and related proteins), which translates to MPRQPPPGSAGRGRGDYPGGPVRSASQGRPSTGQSDRSERSYTDPNGPPPVPHINRSATMPVTAAPPMTPPVAPPVAKPMYPGQATYQDPSFATKANAHKSLHVDALLDSYYSTAHADEPDMPNFDAMPDGGQGGAIDESLFGLEQPKPKTPAPSAPQGQYAAFNPQPTEVHHVQSQPEMRPGVVPNQFENAGFHFDLPASAPAAQHQERMEYGFGHEDPMQTPHQQQHGSWGSQMNAYPDGQTGYVGRDGSIRSNGPPQSYRANQPAYGNEAPPPVMNQMDPVDPEQNPDALPHHPAPFRPGHDQGNKPAPVRQYNSATDSAPPVVAQQGPPVDPPAGPVTQEELQQLQRVAKSNPSDKKTQLLLAQKLAEASVVLVESSRLDPKSKAKAREKYAMDAYKIVKKLVSSGYADAQFFLADCYGQGILGLQVHHKEAFHLYQTAAKQGHGQAAYRTAVCCEIGPEEGGGTKRDPFKAVHWYKRAASLGDPPAMYKMGMIMLKGLLGQAKNPREGVSWLKRAAERADAENPHALHELALMYANAGPNDIVIRDEAYASQLFHQAAELGYKFSQFQLATAYEYGLMGCPVDPRQSIFWYTHAAAQGEHQSELALSGWYLTGAEGILQQSDTEAYLWARKAATSCLAKAEYAMGYYTEVGIGVTANMEDAKRWYWRAAAQGFPKARERLEEIKKGGARMQKARLSRSGANQQKQNEGDCILM; encoded by the exons ATGCCTCGACAGCCGCCCCCTGGCTCCGCTGGACGGGGTAGGGGAGACTACCCCGGTGGTCCCGTAAGGTCTGCGAGCCAAGGGCGCCCGTCGACCGGACAGTCTGATCGGAGCGAGCGATCTTATACCGACCCAAATGGACCCCCACCGGTACCGCATATCAATAGAAGCGCAACGATGCCTGTTACAGCTGCACCGCCAATGACACCACCGGTCGCACCGCCCGTGGCTAAGCCAATGTATCCTGGACAAGCGACATACCAAGACCCCTCATTTGCCACGAAAGCCAATGCCCATAAGTCTCTCCATGTCGACGCATTACTGGATAGCTATTATAGCACGGCCCATGCAGATGAACCCGATATGCCTAATTTCGACGCTATGCCGGATGGCGGCCAAGGTGGTGCAATCGACGAAAGTTTATTCGGATTAGAACAACCGAAACCAAAAACACCTGCTCCTTCCGCTCCCCAGGGTCAATATGCGGCATTCAACCCACAGCCTACCGAAGTTCATCATGTCCAATCCCAGCCGGAGATGAGGCCAGGGGTTGTGCCAAATCAATTCGAGAATGCAGGCTTCCACTTCGACCTCCCTGCATCAGCACCCGCTGCACAGCACCAGGAGAGAATGGAGTACGGGTTCGGTCATGAGGACCCCATGCAGACTCCGCACCAACAACAGCATGGTAGCTGGGGGTCGCAAATGAATGCATACCCCGATGGACAAACTGGATACGTAGGCCGCGATGGCTCCATTCGCAGCAATGGACCTCCTCAGTCATACCGCGCCAACCAGCCCGCATATGGGAATGAAGCGCCGCCACCAGTAATGAATCAGATGGACCCGGTAGATCCCGAGCAAAACCCTGATGCGTTACCCCATCATCCGGCGCCTTTCCGGCCCGGACATGATCAGGGTAACAAGCCAGCACCTGTACGCCAGTACAACAGCGCCACTGACTCCGCACCACCTGTTGTTGCGCAGCAAGGCCCTCCGGTTGATCCACCCGCCGGACCCGTGACACAAGAAGAACTTCAACAATTGCAGCGGGTGGCCAAGAGCAATCCTTCGGACAAGAAGACCCAGTTGTTACTCGCCCAGAAACTAGCCGAGGCCTCAGTGGTACTGGTTGAGAGTAGTCGATTAGATCCCAAGTCCAAGGCGAAAGCGAGGGAGAAGTATGCGATGGATGCGTACAAAATCGTCAAAAAGCTTGTGTCCAGCGGATACGCTGACGCGCAGTTTTTCCTGGCGGACTGCTACGGTCAAGGAATACTGGGTCTTCAGGTTCATCATAAAGAAGCTTTCCACTTGTATCAGACTGCTGCCAAGCAAGGGCATGGTCAGGCGGCCTACCGTACGGCTGTCTGTTGCGAGATTGGTCCGGAAGAAGGCGGTGGTACCAAGCGGGATCCGTTCAAGGCAGTACACTGGTATAAGCGTGCTGCATCCTTGGGTGATCCACCAGCAATGTACAAGATGGGAATGATTATGCTCAAGGGGCTTCTCGGCCAAGCAAAGAACCCTCGCGAGGGTGTCTCATGGCTGAAGCGTGCCGCAGAACGTGCCGATGCCGAAAACCCACACGCACTACATGAACTTGCGCTCATGTATGCCAATGCAGGCCCGAATGACATCGTTATCCGTGATGAGGCGTATGCTAGTCAACTATTCCACCAAGCTGCAGAATTGGGGTATAAGTTCTCCCAGTTCCAATTAGCCACTGCATACGAGTATGGGTTGATGGGGTGCCCTGTGGACCCTCGGCAGAGTATCTTTTGGTATACTCATGCGGCAGCGCAGGGCGAGCATCAAAGTGAACTTGCCTTGAGCGGATGGTATCTGACTGGCGCGGAGGGGATTCTGCAGCAGAGCGACACAGAAGCCTACCTCTGGGCACGCAAGGCCGCCACTTCCTGTCTTGCAAAGGCAGAATATGCAATGGGTTATTATACCGAAGTTGGAATCGGGGTCACCGCCAATATGGAGGATGCTAAGCGATGGTATTGGCGGGCAGCTG CCCAAGGATTTCCGAAAGCCCGCGAACGccttgaagaaatcaagaaggGCGGAGCCCGGATGCAGAAAGCTCGGCTTTCTCGGTCTGGTGCCAACCAACAGAAGCAGAACGAAGGCGACTGCATCCTTATGTGA
- a CDS encoding DODA-type extradiol aromatic ring-opening family dioxygenase (uncharacterized conserved protein) codes for MSRTPIYFLSHGGPNVMYQTDHPAYKKLGQIGKEITTKVKPKAVVVFSAHWQAGRDTIQVNTAEITDLIYDFYGFPSHFYKEKYPNVGSREVANKVLDLLGKAGIKAEGVKRGLDHGVWASFKCAFEPESNPLNVPIVQVSLFKNEDPVAHYRLGQAVSSLRDENILIIVSGMAVHNLRDLWFSMNDSRPLPYTTSFDEALKKAATAPPAEREQALTDLLKRPDARQAHPTFDHLLPIHVGAGAAGDDVGKRLWTMGEGSMSWAQFRFGQVANSSSSL; via the exons ATGAGTCGAACACCGATTTACTTTTTGAGTCATGGGGGT CCGAATGTCATGTACCAGACGGACCACCCGGCGTACAAGAAGCTGGGGCAGATCGGGAAGGAGATTACGACTAAGGTGAAGCCAAAGGCTGTGGTGGTTTTCTCGGCGCATTGGCAGGCGGGCAGGGATACGATTCAGGTTAATACGGCTGAGATTACGGATTTGATTTATGA TTTCTACGGTTTCCCCAGCCATTTTTACAAGGAGAAGTATCCCAATGTGGGCAGCAGGGAGGTTGCGAATAAGGTGCTTGATCTGCTCGGGAAAGCGGGGATTAAGGCGGAAGGTGTGAAAAGAGGCTTGGATCACGGCGTGTGGGCGAGTTTTAAGTGTG CGTTCGAGCCTGAGTCGAACCCGTTGAACGTGCCCATTGTGCAGGTTTCACTGTTCAAGAATGAAGATCCTGTCGCGCATTACCGGCTCGGACAGGCCGTGTCTAGCCTTCGCGATgaaaatatcctcatcatcgtctccggCATGGCAGTCCACAACCTGCGCGATCTGTGGTTCTCCATGAATGATTCGCGGCCGTTGCCGTACACCACCAGCTTCGACGaggcgttgaagaaagcTGCCACGGCTCCCCCGGCGGAGAGAGAACAGGCTCTGACGGATTTGTTGAAAAGACCCGATGCTCGGCAGGCACACCCGACTTTTGACCATCTCCTTCCCATTCACGTTGGCGCCGGAGCTGCAGGAGATGATGTCGGCAAGAGGCTGTGGACGATGGGTGAGGGCAGTATGAGCTGGGCGCAGTTTAGATTCGGTCAGGTAGCCAACAGTAGTAGTTCTCTGTGA
- a CDS encoding mitochondrial pyruvate carrier family protein (uncharacterized conserved protein) — protein MSSRVGLRFFQNSRAAFRNAQHRFGAGRRFQTSDAAAAEPQSVFQRLWNSPVGVKTVHFWAPVMKWALVIAGISDLSRPAEKLSLTQNGALTATGAIWTRWCLIITPKNYLLAAVNFFLGCVGIVQVGRIYNYHRSLEQSPAEAVKSMEHEVIDSAKEAVAKSEAAVEKSA, from the exons ATGTCTTCCCGTGTCGGtcttcgtttcttccagAACTCCCGCGCTGCTTTTCGCAATGCGCAGCATCGCTTTGGCGCCGGACGCCGCTTCCAGACCTCggatgccgccgccgccgagcCACAGAGCGTTTTCCAGCGTTTGTGGAACAGCCCCGTTGGTGTTAAGACGGTGCATTTCTG GGCCCCTGTCATGAAG TGGGCTCTGGTCATCGCCGGTATCTCCGATCTTAGCCGCCCCGCCGAGAAGCTGTCTTTGACTCAGAATGGTGCCCTGACGGCTACCGGAGCTATCTGGACCCGCTGGTGTTTGATTATCACCCCTAAGAACTATCT GCTTGCCGCtgtcaacttcttcctcggatGTGTCGGTATCGTTCAGGTCGGTCGTATCTACAACTACCACCGTAGCCTGGAACAGTCGCCCGCCGAAGCCGTCAAGTCAATGGAACACGAAGTGATTGACTCGGCGAAGGAGGCCGTCGCTAAGTCCGAGGCTGCTGTTGAGAAGTCCGCATAA
- a CDS encoding putative extracellular exo-polygalacturonase (predicted protein), which yields MNRDTYRSSNIVIQNSVINNGDDCVSFKPNSTEILVQNLHCNGSHGISVGSLGQYQGEVDIVQNVLVHNISMYNASRKKDMARIKVWPGISSAMSEDLQGGGGLGSVQNITYDKMYIENVDWAIEVTQCYGQKNQTLCNENPSNLTISDVYFNDLTGVTSGKNDPNVGTIICSSPDVCSGIHATNIDVKSPDGDSGFVCTNVDEEFLDVECASSS from the exons ATGAATAGGGATACATATCGGTCGAGTAATATCGTTATCCAGAACTCGGTTATCAACAACGGTGATG ACTGCGTCTCCTTCAAACCAAACAGCACCGAGATCCTCGTCCAGAACCTCCACTGCAACGGTTCCCACGGTATCTCCGTGGGCTCACTGGGCCAATACCAAGGCGAAGTCGACATCGTGCAGAACGTCCTCGTCCACAACATCTCCATGTACAATGCCTCT agaaaaaaggacatGGCCCGCATCAAGGTCTGGCCTGGTATTTCCAGCGCAATGTCCGAGGATCTCCAGGGTGGAGGCGGTCTCGGTAGCGTCCAGAACATCACCTACGACAAGATGTACATCGAGAACGTGGACTGGGCGATTGAGGTTACGCAGTGCTATGGACAGAAGAATCAGACGTTGTGCAATGAGAATCCG AGCAACCTTACGATTAGCGATGTCTACTTCAATGATCTCACCGGTGTCACATCTGGAAAGAATGATCCGAATGTGGGAACGATTATTTGTTCGAGTCCTGAT GTTTGCTCTGGTATTCATGCGACGAATATCGATGTTAAGAGTCCTGATGGGGACAGCGGTTTTGTTTGTACCAAT GTTGATGAGGAGTTCTTGGATGTTGAGTGTGCTTCATCCAGCTAG
- a CDS encoding uncharacterized protein (predicted protein), whose product MECALPCVESVFESAHPFQEPNFELSREITLSEAFQKLFEEESSRASSPSTSGSTVAETLAKLTILDTFMLIHLLYAFINTHMTLLATILPKSRVPHSQQLRNSRASSINSAIPEDSTLASIRIALSRWHDHWTRLRSTTSSHDWAAMGFYKNGYHFWLVSQLLITKKESVDVVMRMEVKCEDKLEQLKVLLKDDNE is encoded by the exons ATGGAGTGTGCGTTGCCTTGCGTGGAGTCCGTGTTTGAATCGGCGCATCCATTCCAGGAACCCAACTTCGAACTATCCCGAGAGATAACCCTTTCCGAAGCTTTCCAAAAGTTAtttgaagaggaaagcagCCGAGCCTCATCACCCTCCACGTCCGGCTCTACCGTTGCAGAAACCCTTGCCAAACTCACTATCCTGGACACGTTCATGTTGATTCACT TGCTTTACGCTTTCATCAACACGCACATGACACTTCTCGCTACTATATTGCCAAAGTCACGGGTCCCGCACTCCCAGCAGTTACGCAATTCGCGGGCCTCTAGTATTAACTCCGCGATACCTGAGGACTCTACACTTGCTTCCATACGCATAGCACTCTCTCGTTGGCACGACCACTGGACGAGGCTGCGCAGCACAACCTCCAGCCATGACTGGGCCGCCATGGGCTTTTACAAGAATGGCTACCATTTCTGGCTTGTGTCGCAGCTTCTGATTAccaagaaagagagtgtGGACGTGGTGATGCGCATGGAAGTGAAGTGTGAGGACAAGCTGGAGCAACTTAAAGTTCTGCTGAAGGACGACAACGAATGA
- a CDS encoding uncharacterized protein (predicted protein): MAYQSMAPSTQSSDLRLTGQQPAYEHEAPFANAMIQAILTKVWSLRLDAKTQEEISEKLNFLLTPTRMRKYMALYFKYWQPNCPMIHVPTFDPRTVSLSLLTSVCFMGAKYTEDKRELDAAQRLVDFAELFVFSNGILSGENEISSTYYGVQNVDDDPSCWVQFQNLQAAFLMVICQYWSGSRTSRNRAMENRFSEVIKVGLVQISGLVRPGLLGTGCAQNGSTHISAWARGASP; the protein is encoded by the coding sequence ATGGCGTATCAGTCCATGGCGCCCTCCACGCAAAGTTCCGATCTTAGATTGACTGGACAGCAGCCCGCTTACGAACATGAAGCTCCGTTTGCAAATGCCATGATACAGGCGATTTTGACGAAAGTTTGGTCCCTTCGCCTCGACGCTAAGACGCAGGAAGAGATCTCGGAAAAGCTGAACTTCTTACTGACACCGACCCGCATGCGGAAGTATATGGCATTGTACTTCAAGTACTGGCAGCCCAATTGTCCAATGATCCATGTTCCAACATTTGATCCAAGAACCGTGTCGCTGTCGCTTCTCACGTCGGTTTGCTTCATGGGTGCCAAGTATACTGAGGATAAGAGAGAACTAGACGCCGCGCAACGACTAGTCGACTTTGCGGAAttgtttgtcttctccaacGGAATTCTATCGGGCGAAAATGAGATCAGTTCGACATATTATGGGGTTCAAAATGTTGACGACGATCCTAGTTGCTGGGTTCAATTCCAGAATTTACAGGCTGCGTTCCTCATGGTGATATGTCAGTACTGGTCAGGAAGCCGTACGTCACGGAACCGAGCAATGGAGAATCGGTTTAGCGAAGTCATCAAGGTAGGGTTGGTGCAAATCAGCGGTCTTGTTCGTCCGGGCTTACTAGGGACAGGTTGCGCGCAGAATGGGTCTACCCACATTTCAGCATGGGCCCGAGGAGCGTCTCCATGA
- a CDS encoding uncharacterized protein (predicted protein), translating into MKSSGSKHFCCTICQRGFTRIDHLKRHHLRLTIYGTTTRTAPNEETERFPKLDKEAEGVMRANRSCQKRNLHCDNERNQVKEPELGGISATYTPLGFLDCLLMAV; encoded by the exons ATGAAATCCTCTGGAAGCAAGCACTTCTGCTGTACTATCTGCCAGCGAGGTTTCACCCGCATTGACCATCTCAAGCGCCACCATCTGCGCC TGACAATCTACGGGACCACTACGCGGACTGCGCCCAACGAGGAGACCGAAAGATTCCCGAAACTGGACAAAGAGGCAGAAGGCGTCATGCGTGCCAATCG TTCTtgtcagaaaagaaatctccaTTGTGATAACGAGCGCAACCAAGTGAAAGAGCCTGAGCTGGGAGGTATTAGCGCCACTTACACACCTCTCGGTTTTCTGGACTGCCTGCTCATGGCTGTATAG
- a CDS encoding flavin-containing monooxygenase (predicted flavoprotein involved in K+ transport) gives MLRLLAQAAGVETTQKKPQSANRCFVEPRSVDESRALRVVIIGSGISGIISSIRFRQRIPNMDLCVYEKNPDIGGTWYENRYPGCACDIPAHTYQATFEPNKEWSAFYASSPEIHRYWKRVAHKYDCMKYVKLQHEVRGAVWDEQKSKWQLQIKDLNGGSTFSDQCDVLISATGALNNWKWPNIPGLHDFKGKLLHSAAWDESYDYSGKKVAVIGNGSSGIQIVPAMLPKVAHLDHYIRGRTWIAPTFAREEIDKRNVEIENFSFTPEEIETFKKDHKAYQQFRKEIELELQSVHGTTILGTPEQVEARDVFLENMKRRLSRKPELLSGLVPSFPPACRRLTPGPGYLEALTDDNVSIISSTIVQVDADGIITADGTHHPTDVIVCATGFDTTFAPRFPITGRGGISLADRWQKTPETYLSMMVDGFPNYFISLGPNSALGEGNLLLLIEKAIDYFTFCVQKMQRDNIRAIAVKKEAVDRFTRYCDQYFAQTVFGQKCRSWYKGGAEDGRVTALWPG, from the exons ATGTTACGTCTACTGGCTCAAGCTGCTGGCGTTGAGACTACTCAGAAAAAGCCGCAGTCAGCTAACAGATGCTTCGTTGAACCGCGCTCGGTTGACGAAAGTCGTGCTCTAAGGGTAGTCATAATTGGATCAGGCATTTCCGGgatcatctcttccattcGATTCAGACAACGTATTCCCAACATGGACCTCTGTGTCTATGAGAAAAATCCGGACATCGGAGGGACCTGGTATGAAAACAGATACCCGGGCTGTGCATGCG ATATCCCCGCCCACACCTATCAAGCTACGTTTGAACCAAATAAGGAGTGGTCGGCCTTCTATGCTTCATCCCCAGAGATCCATCGATACTGGAAACGGGTGGCACACAAGTATGACTGCATGAAGTATGTCAAGCTCCAGCATGAAGTCAGAGGGGCCGTGTGGGATGAGCAAAAAAGCAAGTGGCAGTTGCAG ATTAAAGACCTCAACGGCGGCTCAACATTCTCAGACCAGTGCGATGTGCTTATCTCAGCCACCGGGGCTCTAAACAATTGGAAGTGGCCCAACATCCCTGGCCTTCATGACTTCAAAGGAAAGCTTTTGCACAGTGCTGCTTGGGACGAGAGCTATGACTATAGC GGTAAGAAAGTCGCGGTAATTGGGAACGGCTCTAGTGGGATTCAGATTGTCCCTGCAATGTTACCAAAAGTCGCACATCTTGACCATTATATAAGAGGCCGGACATGGATCGCGCCTACGTTTGCTCGTGAGGAGATCGATAAACGGAACGTCGAAATAGAGAACT TCTCCTTCACTCCGGAAGAAATCGAGACATTCAAGAAGGACCATAAAGCATACCAACAATTTCGCAAAG AGATTGAACTCGAACTGCAATCCGTCCATGGCACCACTATTCTAGGTACACCGGAGCAAGTTGAAGCCAGGGATGTGTTTCTGGAGAACATGAAGCGGCGACTATCAAGAAAACCGGAGCTTTTAAGTGGCTTGGTGCCATCTTTCCCGCCTGCCTGCCGCCGCTTGACACCCGGACCTGGCTACCTAGAAGCCTTGACCGACGACAATGTGagcatcatcagcagcacTATTGTCCAAGTGGATGCCGATGGGATCATCACAGCCGACGGAACACATCATCCCACGGATGTTATTGTTTGTGCCACCGGGTTCGACACTACATTTGCACCGCGATTCCCCATTACGGGACGTGGGGGCATATCCCTGGCAGACCGCTGGCAGAAGACTCCAGAGACATATCTCTCGATGATGGTTGATGGTTTCCCCAACTACTTTATCAGTCTGGGGCCCAACTCAGCACTCGGCGAAGGCAACCTCTTGCTCCTCATTGAGAAGGCAATAGATTATTTCACGTTTTGTGTCCAAAAAATGCAACGAGACAATATTCGGGCAATAGCGGTAAAGAAAGAGGCGGTCGATCGGTTCACGCGATATTGCGATCAATACTTCGCCCAAACAGTTTTCGGACAGAAGTGTCGCAGCTGGTACAAAGGGGGAGCCGAGGATGGTAGGGTGACAGCTCTGTGGCCTGGTTAG
- a CDS encoding putative phenol monooxygenase (2-polyprenyl-6-methoxyphenol hydroxylase and related FAD-dependent oxidoreductases) produces MPVFTEYSAASRELRVLPSFAPPLPRLSSPFTRDDQAEKYEVVIVGAGPAGLMLNLLLARYGLSDDSLLCVDAKPGTLKSGQADGLQPRTLEVLKSLGVADEILNDGCHMEEVAFWNPSANKEEIIERTSIVPDVAVPARYQHEVTIHQGRIERILETDLLRYSKRGVQRNTKLLDARIDEAGDPEFPVIADLETDGQRRTVRAKHLVGADGAHSMVRRCMGLQLVGESLDHIWGVVDLVVDTDFPDIRRRCAIHSPAGSVMVIPRERIATGDYLTRLYVQVPEEAMPDQDQVPVNGTTTPKADARARRSKVTLESIFQYAEDAFKPFYIRPKENGAVDWWAAYQIGQRVSDNFTVKDSKGVNRVFIVGDGKAQGYP; encoded by the coding sequence ATGCCTGTATTCACCGAATACTCTGCGGCGTCGCGAGAACTGCGTGTGCTTCCCTCGTTTGCCCCTCCATTGCCCCGCCTCTCGTCACCATTCACTCGTGACGACCAAGCAGAAAAATATGAAGTGGTCATTGTTGGCGCTGGTCCAGCAGGACTCATGCTGAACTTGCTCCTGGCACGATACGGACTCAGCGACGACTCGTTGCTCTGTGTTGATGCGAAGCCCGGAACTCTCAAATCAGGCCAAGCCGACGGTCTACAACCTCGCACGCTGGAAGTGTTGAAGTCCCTCGGAGTCGCAGACGAGATTCTTAATGACGGATGCCACATGGAAGAGGTTGCATTCTGGAACCCTTCCGCgaacaaagaagagataatcGAAAGAACATCGATAGTCCCCGACGTCGCTGTTCCGGCGCGGTACCAGCATGAAGTAACTATTCACCAAGGTCGAATTGAACGGATCCTAGAGACGGATCTACTGCGGTATTCGAAGCGTGGTGTCCAGCGTAATACTAAACTTCTTGATGCCAGGATCGATGAAGCTGGAGATCCTGAATTCCCTGTTATTGCTGATCTAGAAACGGATGGACAGCGCAGAACCGTGCGCGCGAAGCACCTGGTTGGTGCTGATGGAGCGCATTCAATGGTTCGCCGTTGCATGGGGTTGCAACTGGTGGGTGAGTCATTAGACCACATCTGGGGTGTGGTTGATTTGGTCGTGGATACGGATTTCCCGGACATCAGGAGACGGTGTGCCATTCATTCACCAGCGGGCTCAGTGATGGTCATCCCGCGTGAGCGCATTGCTACTGGTGACTATTTGACTCGTCTTTATGTCCAGGTGCCGGAGGAAGCTATGCCGGACCAGGACCAGGTTCCTGTCAATGGGACCACCACTCCAAAGGCTGATGCTCGGGCTCGGAGAAGCAAGGTTACGTTAGAAAGCATTTTCCAATATGCAGAGGATGCGTTCAAGCCATTCTATATTCGACCGAAAGAGAATGGGGCCGTAGACTGGTGGGCCGCGTACCAGATCGGCCAGCGCGTATCGGATAACTTTACAGTCAAGGACTCCAAGGGAGTTAACCGGGTGTTCATTGTAGGGGACGGTAAGGCACAAGGATACCCATGA